One Maylandia zebra isolate NMK-2024a unplaced genomic scaffold, Mzebra_GT3a scaffold02, whole genome shotgun sequence DNA window includes the following coding sequences:
- the LOC101466448 gene encoding uncharacterized protein LOC101466448, with translation MTIQHVHVSRSDEGLYKCDISGHGESPSSWITVTDKRTTTPPPKSTPPPTSTPPPGSTSITLPPSLSPPVLSVLSFVGSVCVVVLLVLLVLLVRRCVHRKPEADQLNAGQDDIITHVMYKAVKIRTTASLTKLI, from the exons atgaccatccagcatgttcatgtttccaggtctgatgaaggcctctacaagtgtgacatcagcggtcatggagagtctccatccagctggatcactgtcacag acaaacgcaccaccacacctccacctaaatccacacctccacctacatccacacCTCCTCCTGGTTCCACCTCCATCACTCTTCCTCCAtcactctctcctcctgttctcTCTGTCTTGTCATTTGTTGGCTCAGTCTGTGTTGTGGTTCTACTGGTGTTACTGGTTCTGCTGGTGAGACGATGTGTTCACAGGAAACCTGAAG CAGATCAATTGAATGCTGGACAGGATGACATCATCACTCATGTCATGTACAAAGCTGTCAAGATAAGAACCACTGCCAGTCTGACG AAACTGATTTAG